A DNA window from Procambarus clarkii isolate CNS0578487 chromosome 75, FALCON_Pclarkii_2.0, whole genome shotgun sequence contains the following coding sequences:
- the LOC123771742 gene encoding alpha-(1,3)-fucosyltransferase C gives MGKINFQFMVIAVVSAISLIVYILTTDSLTAYLQPLAIMSYRFILDSERLPGDSNLPYDDWIMKNISSVSADLKRKQPENRTKLYNPPLKKILFWNDFYGDKTFGFGFGREPFLRAKCAVNTCITTANRTMFPLADIDAIVWHARSGDKSFPAKRSPHTRYIFWLLESPIHLYLNSESYTNVFNWTFTYKLDSDIKIPYGRVYRRRKPLLPSYRNYAVGKSKLAAWVVSHCGASSGRDHLFRTLKRWLPIDMYGGCGPFKCKTGFGDPNNCHTMLSADYKFYFAFENSLCQDYATEKFFNVLRLDMVPVVYGFGNYSAQAPPHSYIDALSFPTAKALADYLIYLNNNDTAYNEYFRWKRFHRVPIEGINFVKSYCDLCERLHTDTTPKMYNLTKWFIEDSHCKTYRDKDISDFVNGVNITL, from the exons ATGGGCAAAATA AATTTCCAGTTCATGGTGATAGCAGTAGTAAGTGCGATAAGCCTTATCGTCTACATATTAACTACAGACTCATTGACTGCGTACTTGCAGCCTCTGGCTATTATGAGTTATCG ATTTATATTAGATTCTGAACGTCTTCCTGGAGACTCGAATCTTCCTTACGACGACTGGATAATGAAGAATATATCATCAGTGTCTGCGGACCTCAAGAGAAAACAGCCAGAAAATAGAACTAAACTTTATAATCCTCCACTAAAGAAGATTTTATTTTGGAATGAC TTTTACGGAGATAAGACCTTCGGGTTCGGATTTGGTCGGGAACCGTTCTTGAGAGCCAAGTGTGCAGTCAACACCTGTATAACTACGGCCAACCGAACCATGTTCCCACTGGCAGATATAGATGCCATTGTGTGGCACGCAAGGAGTGGCGACAAATCCTTCCCTGCAAAGCG GTCGCCCCACACTCGGTATATCTTCTGGTTGTTGGAGTCTCCTATTCACCTATACCTCAACAGCGAATCCTACACCAATGTCTTCAACTGGACATTCACCTATAAACTAGATTCTGATATTAAAATTCC GTACGGCAGAGTGTACCGGCGCCGGAAGCCGTTGTTACCGAGTTACCGGAACTACGCGGTCGGTAAGAGCAAGCTGGCAGCCTGGGTCGTCTCTCACTGTGGAGCTAGTAGCGGCAGGGATCA CCTGTTCCGCACGTTGAAAAGATGGCTGCCGATAGACATGTACGGTGGCTGTGGGCCGTTCAAGTGCAAGACTGGCTTTGGGGATCCCAATAATTGCCACACGATGCTCTCTGCAGACTACAAGTTTTACTTTGCCTTTGAAAATTCTCTTTGTCAAGACTACGCCACGGAGAAGTTCTTCAATGTGTTGAG GTTGGACATGGTTCCTGTCGTCTACGGGTTTGGTAATTACTCAGCTCAGGCGCCGCCACACTCCTACATTGACGCTCTCAGCTTCCCCACAGCCAAGGCGCTGGCCGACTACCTCATCTACCTCAACAACAATGACACCGCCTACAATGAGTACTTCAG ATGGAAGAGGTTTCATCGGGTCCCAATCGAGGGGATAAATTTTGTAAAGTCGTACTGTGACTTGTGTGAACGACTACACACCGACACCACTCCTAAAATGTACAATCTAACAAAGTGGTTCATCGAAGACTCCCACTGTAAGACCTACCGAGACAAGGACATCAGCGACTTCGTTAACGG AGTAAACATAACCTTGTGA